CGACTGCGTTCCGGACGCAGACTTCGGTTTTGACACGCTTGCCCTCAAATCCCCCACACCCCAGATTGTCTTTCAGGACACCAGCAACTCCTCGGCTTTTCCGACCGAGGACTGGATGGTTGGTATTACCGACGGTGGTTCCGCAACACAGACGTCCTTTTTTATCAGGAACCTGACCCAGGGCCTGGACGCATTGGTTATTTCGGCCGACGGTGACGTGGCATTGGGAGCGGGCGCAGAAATCGTCGCGGACTCGGTGTCGGTTGGCGATCTCGGCAGTGAGCGTCGAGTCAGTCATGTCGCTGACGCAGTTGATGACACGGATGCCGTCACGTTGGCTCAGTTCAATGTATTCAAAGCAAGTGCCACGGGTTCTGTTTCGACGGAAGTGGATGCACTGGATAGTCGGGTAGCGGAGCTGGAAGGTCGGTTAGCAGACCTGGTTGACCGCCTTGAGGCCGTCGCGGCCAAGGTCCAGTAGTCTCAGCGAGGAATCCAAGCTCATGAAAAAGATTCATTTTGGCCTGTTTGCACTATGTACCGTGATGGCTATGCCGTCTTCCGCGGATCAGGTGAAACCCGATGATCTGATTGTACAGGGCAATCTGTGCGTGGGTTTTGACTGTGTCGATGGAGAAGATTTTTCTCTGGGTACGCTCAAACTCAAAGAAAACAATACCCGCTTACGCTGGCATGACACCTCAGCAGTACCGGGCGACCTGGTGCGCCAGGCGCTGCCCAACGCCTACATTGAGGGAACCGTTGGAGAGTCCTGGCGCATGGACGCCAACCAGTCCAACAATGAGGGCGCTAATGCCTTTTACATCAATCAGCAAAGCCTTGAGACCTATGATGTGCTGAGTGACGGGACAGCGCCGGATTATGATTGCTCAGACTTGAATGCTATTCCCAAACCGGTGGTCGGTACGATACCTGAAGGGGAGTTTCTGGAGAGTGAAGTAACGTGTGATCTACTAACAGCAAAACAGACCCTGCAGATCAATGGCATTGTACTTGGCGGTGCTGCAGGCGACGGTGTTGCTTTGGGAACAGGTGCAACACTCGCAGATGGCGAAGTAAGCCTGGGCAGTGCGGAACTCCGTCGGCGGCTGGTGCATGTGGCGAGTGCCCTGGCGGATTCCGATGTATTGATCAAATCGCAGATGGACAGTGGTTTGTTTCAGGAGCAGCACGAACGTCTGGATGAGATTGAGGCTTTGCTGGGTATGGTCGAACGGAGTGTGGCTGTGCTGGAAACAGCAACCAAGGCAAAAGCTGGCAGCGGGGGTAGCGGCGCCATGGGCTGGCTGATTTTGTTGTTCCCGCTTCTTCTGGCGTTGCGCCCCCGGCAAAGGCGGTACGCCGGCCTGAGGTGAGTGGCATCCCGGGACGTTTAGCGTTGAAAAGGGATTGGCCCGGCAGTTGTCGCTTTCTCTGCCGGGGCCTATTCATTCACCTGGATGGCTTTCTGCCTTAGTAGGCACCCTCGCTGTAAATCAATTCATAGCTGTGGCTGTAAATTTCCAGAATGTTCCCAAACGGATCTTCCATGTAAATCATGCGATAGGGCTTCTCGCCAGGGTAGTAATACCGGGGCTTCTCCATCCGCTTTTTACCACCGGCTGCGACAATGCGCTCTGTCAGTTCCTCAACGTTGGGATCCTGCACGCAGAAGTGGAAAACGCCCGTTTTCCAGTATTCAAAGTTGTTCTCCGGGTTCACCTGATCCTTGAACTGAAACAGCTCGACGCCGATCCGGTCACCGGTGGATAGATGGGCGATGCGGAAACTTCCCCAGCCTGCTCCAAATACGTCAGTGCACATCTCACCAATGGGGCTGTCGTCCTCTGCGATATCGGTCGGCTTCATGATCAGATACCAGCCCATGACCTGGGTATAGAATTCGACGGCTTTTTCCAGATCCGGGACTGAAATACCAATGTGTGAAAAGTTTCTTGGGTAGACGTTGTTCATTACCTGTTCTCCTGCTGTGACGTTGAAAGCAGGTTACAAGGATCAAAAGATTACGTAAAATTATCATATATCATGTTTATGAGTATGTTTTGTTATGATTAATCCGGTCTGGTTGCGCAGTTTTTGTACGCTTGTAGAAGTCGGTCATTTCACACGCACTGCCGAGCGCCTGCACATGACCCAGTCGGGTGTGAGTCAGCATGTGCGCAAGCTCGAAGACCACCTGGGTAGGGCGTTACTGGTCCGGCATGGGAAGCAGTTCACGCTCACAGATGCGGGCGAACACCTCTACAACGATGCGCGGGTGATTGTCGAGTCCCTGTCGAACCTGGAGCAACGGGTTGGGGAAGATCCTGCGTACGAAGGGCTGGTCCGGATCATGTCGCCGGGCAGCGTGGGGCTCAAGCTTTATCCCCACCTTCTGGAGCTGCAGCAGCAGCATCCCAAGCTGGTGATTGATTACCGGTTTGCACCGAACTCCGATGTGGAGGCGGCAATTGCCGGGTTTGGCGTTGATTTTGGGTTGATGACCAGCCCGTCCTCCCTTCATGAGGTGAGCTGTCGTCCGGTTGCCAAAGAATCACTGCTTCTGGTGACCCCGGCCGATGTCATTGATCCGGGCTGGGAGCAATTGCTTAAGCTCGGTTTTATTGATCATCCTGATGGCGCTCACCATACCCGTCTGCTGCTGGGCGCGAATTACCCTGAGTTTGAGAATAGCCACTTGTTTGAAAAGAAGGGTTTTTCCAATCAGATCAGTCTGATTCTTGAGCCCGTCAGCATGGGCCTGGGGTTTACGGTCTTACCCGCCTATGCGGTCGAGGCATTTGAAAAGAAACACCTCGTCCGGATCCATCGGCTTCCCCACCCGGTCAGTGAGACCCTGTACCTCGGTGTCAATCGTCACAAAACTCTGCCGGGCAGAGTGAATACGGTGATTGCCGAGGCTCGAAGATGGTTTTAGATTGCCGAACGGGGCTCCGAAAGCCACTGTTTCAGCTCTGGTAACGGCAGTGGATGACAGAGCCAGTAACCCTGAAGCCGGTCGCATCCCATGTCCCGGAGCAGGTGCGCTGTTTCCTCATCCTCGACACCTTCCGCAACAACCGGATAACCCAGGCCGTGGGCCATATTAATCGCGGTTTCGATTATAACCTTTGAGGTTTTACTGGAGCCGACATCTATGATTAATGATCGGTCCAGCTTGATCTCGGTAGCTGGCAATTGCTTGAGGTAGGACAGTGAGGAGTAGCCGCTGCCGAAATCATCAATGGAGATGCCCAGGCCGATACCAGCCAGGGCTTTCAGAGCCTCAAGCCCTTTGTCCGGATCTTCCATGGCAGCGGTTTCTGTTAATTCTATGGTGAGTCGTTCGGCACTGACCTTATGATGCGCCAGCCTGTCCTGGATCAGGTTCTTGAGTTGGCGGGAAGTCAGGTCACGGGCGGAAATATTGATTGATATGTCCAGCCCGGGATAGTCCGTCAGCAGTTGGGCCAGGTCCCCGATACCCCTTTCAAAAGCCCATCGGGTCAACTGTGTGATCACACCGGTTTCTTCCGCCAGAGGTATGAAATCACTCGGGTGAACCCATCCACGCTCCGAATGATGCCAGCGAATGAGAGCTTCCAGGCCAATAATATTACCAGTGGCCAGGCAGACCTTTGGTTGGTAGTAGAGCTGTGTCTGGTTCTGTTGCAACGCGTCCCGGAGGTCGGACATCAGGGTCAGTCGACTTTCGCTGTAGATGTCGTAGTCCGGTGAGTAAAAGCCCGTTTCGAACGGGCCTTTGGGCGCGATTTCCATGCCGACGTGAGCATTTCGGATCAGCAATGCTGCGTTGTCTCCGTGCAGGGGATAGCTGGCCGCTCCGAATTTTGGGTGGAGCTCAATTGCCAGGTTGTCCAGCAGGATTGGTTCAGACAGAAGCTTGAGGGCGTTATTCAATCCCTCAAAATTGTCATTCACATGGCGTGAGTCGACCAGCAGGCCGAAGCTGTCACCGGATAGTTGATAAACGTACTCATCGTGCCCCTGCTCGCTTCGGATTCCGTGGACAACCGGAAGCTGGGCAGCCAGTTCGGTCATTTGCTCGGCAATCCGTTTAAGCAGGCGCTCGCTGCGGTTCAGGCCGAGGGTACGGTTGATTTCGTCCAGGCGGGTAATTCGAGCCACACCCACCATGTACTGGCCGTCCGGATCCCGCTTTAACTGTTGATCCACCATCCACTCAAACCGGTTTCGGTTGGGCAGGCCCGTCACCGGATCGTGCATCATCGCTTCAGTCAGCTTGTTGTGCACTTCGTTCCGGGCTTTTTCTTTCTGCAAGCTGTCGGCTTGCGCCTTGATCTTGTCTTCCCGTTCGCGATAAAGGCGATCCGCCAGGGCCAGTGTCAGAATAAAGGCTTCCAGGCCGGAGCCGATCTGCATGGCGTATTCGGTCATGAAGTTTTCAGGGAAAAAGCCGAGGGCACGGCCAGACGTGGCCAGTACGCCAATAGTGAGCGGTGTCCAGGCAAAGGTGAAGAAAGCGCCTGCCCGGACGCCGGCGGCCCAGGTAATGGGGCCGGCGATAAACAGAAGGGAGAAAAAGAACAGGGCGGAGATGGATGAGAGTGTAACCGCGGCGTTGTAATTCAGCGTCAGGGCGGCAATGAAGTTGAAGATCTCAAAATACATCATCCCTCGAATGGCGATGTCTAGTCGCGGGCTGTGGGATCTGATCTTCAGGAATTCCCGGCAGAATAGAATGGAAAACAAGGCCAGAACCGGCATCGATGCCAATAAAAGCCGGGCGTGGAGATCGGGGAACTGAGGGTAAAAGTGCTGGAAGCTGTAGCCCATGATGGAGGTGAAGAACAGCAGGTAGCCGGCAATCGCCAGCGCGTAATACAGGTAGAGCTTTTCCCGCAGGGTCAGAAAAACTGCGAGGTTGATCAGGATGATGACGGTCAGACTGCCGTAGTAAAAGAAATGCAGTTTCTGCTCATTGGCTGCGGCTTCAAAGAATTGATGCTCGCGCCAAACCTTAAGGGGCAGAATCATGGACCCTGCGGTTTGCACCCGAATATACACAGTTTTGAGTTGATCGGGCGCCAACTGGAAGCGCAGCAGCATGTTCGGATGATCAACTTCCCTCGGGTAAAAGGGGCGCGTATCGCCGGTTTTGAACTCGTGAATTCTGGTGCCGCCCGCAAATTCAAAGAAAATTACGTCGTCCAGCTGGGCATAGGCGAGTTCAGCAATCAGGTTCAGGCGCTGCGCTGTCTGGTTGTCAACGGAAAACCGCAGCCAGTAAGCGGATGGGGTTATGCCAAAGGTTGCATTATCACTGAGCGTCGATTGCCACTGACTTTCCGGCAGATTAATAACGTGTTCAATGTCAGCCTGGGCTTCAGGGTCCTCCCAGTATTGAAAACGGGTCTGAATGGATGACGCGGGCGGCTTGATGGTAATGGGTGTGGTTTTGGCCTGGGCCTGGGCCATCGGCCAGACACACAGTAGCATCATGGCCAGAATGAAGCGTAAAGCTTGGGATAGAATCACGAACAGCTAACCCCTGAAGTTCTGCCATTGAGTCTTCCCTTTATTGTTTTTCGTCCTGGTTACAGTGTTGATCCTATCGCTTATCGGGCGTCAGGGTGAAATCTTCGTGTAAAAATGTGCACGGTATCTTAACAACGACCGGGACATGGACGATTGTCGCGTTGTAGTCGCCGGTTACTTCCGGGCCATGGTTTCCAGCATCCGGTTCACTGCCTCCAGGTGTTCCGGCTCATTGTGACTCATCCCCTGGAAGCAGGCGCACAGGTCGAGGAAGTCTTTCAGTTCCATACGTTGGGCGATTTTCATCAGGCGTTTGGTTAAACGGGTAGCTTTGGGGGGCTGGCTGGCCATTCGCTTTGCCATATCCAGCGCGGTTGGCAGGAGTTCTTCCGGGCTGACCACCTCCAGGACGATGCCCAGCTCCTGAGCCTCCTTTGCATCCACGATCCGACCGGTGAGGGTCAGTTCGAAGGCGCGTTGGTATCCGATCAGGCGCTGCATGAACCAGGCACCGCCGTCGCCCGGGATGATCCCGAGATTGAGGAACGTCTCGCCGAACCTGGCTTTTTCGGAAGCGATGCGAATGTCCGCCATGTTTGCCAGGTCAAAGCCGGCACCAATAGCGGGCCCGTTCACCGCGGCAATAACGGGCACCTCAACATTCTGCATGGCAAGGGGAATGCGCTGGATGCCTTTGCGGTAGCGATCGGCACACTCGGCCACGTCGCCCGCGAAATCTCCACTGCGGTTGGCCATGTCGCGTATGTTTCCGCCTGCGCTGAATGAGGAACCGGCGCCCGTGATCACCAGTACCGACACCTCGTCGCAATGGTTAACCCACTCGGTGGTGGTAACGATATCGTCAATCAGGTGGGACCCTGTAAGAGCATTGCGCAGATCGTGGCGGTTCAGGGTGAGGACCGCGACCCGATCTTCCAGGGTGAGCAGGGCGTCGGTTAATGGCGGCAGGTTTGTCATGGTCGGGGCTCCGTGTTTCAAGGTGATGGGCTCAGGCTCACTTCCACTCATCTTCCGCTTTTTCTTCGGCTTCCAGCTCCGCCTTGCGCTTTTTGATCTTCTCCATTTTTTCCGGTGAGATCTTCATGCTGTGAGCGGAGTCGCGCAGTATGATGAGGCTACCCAGCACAAGCACGACAGCAACAATGAGAAAAATCCATCCGATAAGAGGCATGTGGGTCGCTCCCTGATTCCTAGAGTTTTCTTATAGTGAACCCGCCCATGAGTGACTGACAAGTTGTTCACTGCTTTTTCACAAATACCGGCACCACTCCCATACCGCGGCTATGCTGAGAAAAGCTGAAAGGCCCTGGAAGGGAGGCACATCATGCGTATCGAGAGTATCGCGGTGTACACCGCCGACTTGCCATACACGGGTAAGGCATACGCCTTTGCTGGCGGGCGATCACATCAGGTATTTACCAGCACGGTGGTAGTCCTTACCACAGATACGGGGCTCGCCGGGTGCGGTGAGGTCTGTCCTTGCGGGCCAAACTACATGGCGGCGTTTTCCGAGGGGCTTCCCTCTTGCCTGTCGATGCTGGCGCCCAGTGTGATTGGTGCGGATCCGAGGCAGGTCAGTCTGATCCATGAGCGCATGGATCAGGCGCTCACCGGACATGCCGTTGCCAAGGCTGCCATTGATATTGCCTGTTGGGATCTACTGGGCAAGGACACCGGGCTGCCGGTCTACACTTTGCTGGGTGGGCTGCTATCGCCATCCATGCCGTTGCACCGGATTGTTCCCCTGGCGGAACCCGCCGAGATGGAGGAGTCGTTGCGGCGTTATCGGTCGGAGGGTTTTCGCCACATTCAGATCAAGCTGGGACACAGCGTTGAAGAAGATATCGAGCTCGTCCGTACTCTAAGCAAGCTCAAACAGCCGGATGAACTCTGGATTGGCGACATCAACGCGGCCTGGCGGCGGGATCAGGTCATGCGGTTTTCTCGGGCAGTGGAAGATCTGGACCTGTATCTTGAGCAGCCCTGCCGAAGCTATGAGGAGTGCCTGTCGGTCCGGCGACGGTCCCGGCATCCGTTCAAGCTCGACGAGAGCCTGAATTCACTGGCCGATGTGCAACGGGCCGTTCGGGACGATGCGATGGATGCGATTGCCCTGAAGGTGAGTAAGTTCGGCGGCCTGACGCCGTCCCGCATTATTCGGGACGTGTGTGTGGATGCGGGGGTTGCCATGACCATAGAAGACGCCTGGGGCAGTGGCATAGCAACCGCCGCTTACGCCCATCTTGCCGCCAGTACCCCGGCCAGAGCCTTGCTAAATACCACCGATCTTCACAATTACAATACGGTTCAACTGGCCTCCGGGGCGCCGGAGGTTTCTGCCGGCCGGATGACCCTCAGTGACCGCCCGGGCCTTGGGGTGGTGCCGGATTTCAAAATGCTGACACTGCACGATGTGTACGAGTAAGCCCACGAGATGAGTTGTTCGAGGCGTGGAAGGGCATGGAGGAAGGCATCAGTTTCAGCCCGGCTTACCCACCGGTAATGTAGCGGGCGGTATATTCCGCAACCAGCTCATCCACGCGGCCGTTGGTGACCAGGGTGTAAAGCTGGTCTGCCACCTGTTCGCGAAACTCGAAGGTATTGCACCTGGACTTTTTGGGAAAGGTGAAAAACAGTCCTTCGGTACTGATCGGTTTCCCCAGCGCCACAAACTTTTCGGACCGCCCTTCACGAGCCAGTTTCACCTGTCCTTGCAGTAACTCGTAGAGCACGTAATTCACACGCCCGGCTTCGGCCATGAGGAACGATTGATCAATGGAGCGTACGGGCTCGATGGACAGTTGCTCATCCGCATACCGGTCGAAGTTCTGTCCAAAACTGTTCCCGATCAGGGTGCTGCCGACCTTGCCCTTCAGGTCCGGCCAGTGGCGATAGAGGAATTCCTGCCCTTTCGGCACCCAAATAGCGGTAGGCAGGTGCATGATGGGTGGCAAAATGTAGTCCATATACTGAAATCGCTCCCGGGTCATGAATGCACCCGCAATCATGTCGATTTCACCCGCCTTCGCCAGGTGCTGAACCCGCGCCCAGGACCCTCTGTGGTGGATGTGTGCCTCTATTTTCAGGGGTTCGAGAATTTCACGCAGCAGAGCAGGGACAGCTCCAATGAGTTCTCCAGAGTCGTTTGGGTTTGTCCAGAGCAGGGGTGGGTATTCGGCATTACCGCTGACGTTGAGGGATGTGCAAACCGGTTTTTCGGCCAGGGCAGTGGCCGGGACCATCGACAGGACGATGAGAAGCATCAGTGGCAAGTATGCCGCTGAATACCATGTCTGGAGAGCACAAACAGGAAGCAACGGCATTAATAGTTCCTGAAGCTAAGTAAATCGGGGGTAGGTGAAAATGTATCATCATTTCGATGAATTTGATAACGCATGGTGATTTCGGGGCCGGCACCTTTTGTTGGGAATAAAAACGGATCTGACTCGTTATCCGGGTGAAGACAACAGAAATCTGTAGGAATTACGATGATGAAACGTACTCTGACTACCGAGAAGCAACTTATTTCCGACAGCTGGACTGGGTCAAAATAGTCTTTGCCGGAAAAGGCAATCAGCATTCGGGGTTGCGATATTGAGAGGGTGACATTCCAAAACGCTTTCGGAATGCCCGTGAAAACTGGCTGTGGTCTGTGAAACCGCATTCAAGCGCCACGGCAGTAATTTTGGCTGAGCGCCGGTGCAACAGGTGCTTCGCTTGCAACAGACGCTGTTCCTGGACGTATTGATAGGGGGCGAGTCCGAAGCTGGCGCGGAATAATCGGGCAAAATGGTAGGGGCTGAGACTCGTCCATTCAGACATGGTTGCCAGGTCCAGTGGCTGCGCCAGGTTCTCTTCAATTCGGTTTGCCAGTGCGCGCTTTTTGGCCCGGGAGAATTGTCCGCTGACTGCCTGGCGGTTCACCTGTCGGGTGGTGCGCTCACCTCCCTGGGTGTAGATGCTGAGAGCATGATGCCGAGGGCGTTCGTAGCAAGCTTCCCCATGATGGTTATGCCAGTGGGCCAGTGCCCGGCCATCGTTTAACTCCAGAACACGGCGGGGCGCGGCGCCGGCTGCGGTCAGCGCATGTACGATGTCTCTTGGTTCGCCCCGGCCTGCAGTCATTCTGCTCCGTTCCTGATCGTCCGACCCTGTCGCAAGAATCTTCCACCCTTTAGCAAGATGTGACAAGCCTGTCTTTGGTGACGCAGGCTATGCTCCCGGATCCCTGCTGGATTTCGGAGTATTTTGCCATGCCTATCGGTGCCCACTACGCCCTGACTGTTTTGATCTGGGGCCTGACCTGGACTGCGATCCGTTTGCAGGTGGAATCGGCTGCGGTGGACATTTCCGTATTCTACCGGTTCGTATTCGCCTCTGCCGTGGCTTTGGGTGGGCTTTCCTTGCTGCGGCGCCTGCCACGGTTCACGGTCCGGCAACACGGCTGGCTGGTACTTCAGGGGTTAACGCTTTATAGCATTAACTTTTTGCTGATCTATCGTGCGGCGGAGCACATGACCAGCGGACTCCTGGCCGTGGTGTTTTCACTGGCCGCGTTGTTCAATGCCTTCAATGGCAGGGTGTTTATGGGCATCCGGCCCAACCCCAGAATTTATCCGGCGGTGACACTCGGAATTTCCGGGGTCGCCCTGCTGTTCTGGCACGACCTGCAGATCGGTAATGCCACGCTGGTGGCTCTGGTTTTTGCGGTGGCCGGGACCTTCTGGTTTTCGCTGGGCAACCTGATCAGCCTGAAGGTCCGGACTGCAGAGATTCCCTTGCTGGCGGGCAATGCCTGGGCGATGTTCTACGGTGCCCTGGCTTTGGGGAGCTGGTGCCTGATGAATGGCACTGAATGGGTGGTTCCACAGGGTTCGGTGTTCTGGGGCGCCACTCTGTTCCTCGCGGTTCCGGGATCGATTGTGGCCTTTTTTAGCTACATCACTGTCATTCGCACCCTTGGGGCAGACAAGGCCGGTTACGCGACCGTGCTATTCCCGGTGGTGGCCCTGAGTGTATCAACCTGGCTGGAAGGTTTTGTCTGGAGCGGTACCGCACTGGCTGGAGCCTGTCTTGCGCTGCTCGGCAACTATGTCTTGTTCCGGAAGCCGGGTGCAAAGGCAAGTCCCGGTACACCCTCAATCGGCAAAACCCGGTAGCGGGTGGATCAGCTACATCCATTTGCGCCGCTTGAAAAACCAGACCAGCGTCACCGTGACGGATATCATAATGGCCCATACCATCGGGTAGCCGTAATACCAGCCGAGTTCCGGCATGGCCCAGGGGCTGGCAGGGTTATGGAAATTCATACCGTATACGCCGGCAATGAAGGTCAGCGGAATGAAGATGGTGGCGATAATCGTTAATACCCGCATGGTTTCGTTGGTGCGTTGACTGATGCTGGAAAGGTAGATATCCAGCATGCTGGTGGCCATGTCGCGAAAGCTTTCCAGAAGCTCCATGATTTGTATGCTGTGATCGTGGCAATCGCGGAAATACACCAGTGTTTCGGTGTGGATAAATTCATCCTCGCCCCGCATCAGCGTGGTAATCACTTCCCTCTGGGGCCAGAGCACGCGCCTCAGAATCAGTAGTTCCCGTTTAAGCCTGTGAATACTGGATAACGTTTGCTGGCTTGGTCGTTCC
This Marinobacter salinus DNA region includes the following protein-coding sequences:
- a CDS encoding lactoylglutathione lyase family protein; amino-acid sequence: MNNVYPRNFSHIGISVPDLEKAVEFYTQVMGWYLIMKPTDIAEDDSPIGEMCTDVFGAGWGSFRIAHLSTGDRIGVELFQFKDQVNPENNFEYWKTGVFHFCVQDPNVEELTERIVAAGGKKRMEKPRYYYPGEKPYRMIYMEDPFGNILEIYSHSYELIYSEGAY
- a CDS encoding LysR family transcriptional regulator, which codes for MINPVWLRSFCTLVEVGHFTRTAERLHMTQSGVSQHVRKLEDHLGRALLVRHGKQFTLTDAGEHLYNDARVIVESLSNLEQRVGEDPAYEGLVRIMSPGSVGLKLYPHLLELQQQHPKLVIDYRFAPNSDVEAAIAGFGVDFGLMTSPSSLHEVSCRPVAKESLLLVTPADVIDPGWEQLLKLGFIDHPDGAHHTRLLLGANYPEFENSHLFEKKGFSNQISLILEPVSMGLGFTVLPAYAVEAFEKKHLVRIHRLPHPVSETLYLGVNRHKTLPGRVNTVIAEARRWF
- a CDS encoding EAL domain-containing protein, producing MILSQALRFILAMMLLCVWPMAQAQAKTTPITIKPPASSIQTRFQYWEDPEAQADIEHVINLPESQWQSTLSDNATFGITPSAYWLRFSVDNQTAQRLNLIAELAYAQLDDVIFFEFAGGTRIHEFKTGDTRPFYPREVDHPNMLLRFQLAPDQLKTVYIRVQTAGSMILPLKVWREHQFFEAAANEQKLHFFYYGSLTVIILINLAVFLTLREKLYLYYALAIAGYLLFFTSIMGYSFQHFYPQFPDLHARLLLASMPVLALFSILFCREFLKIRSHSPRLDIAIRGMMYFEIFNFIAALTLNYNAAVTLSSISALFFFSLLFIAGPITWAAGVRAGAFFTFAWTPLTIGVLATSGRALGFFPENFMTEYAMQIGSGLEAFILTLALADRLYREREDKIKAQADSLQKEKARNEVHNKLTEAMMHDPVTGLPNRNRFEWMVDQQLKRDPDGQYMVGVARITRLDEINRTLGLNRSERLLKRIAEQMTELAAQLPVVHGIRSEQGHDEYVYQLSGDSFGLLVDSRHVNDNFEGLNNALKLLSEPILLDNLAIELHPKFGAASYPLHGDNAALLIRNAHVGMEIAPKGPFETGFYSPDYDIYSESRLTLMSDLRDALQQNQTQLYYQPKVCLATGNIIGLEALIRWHHSERGWVHPSDFIPLAEETGVITQLTRWAFERGIGDLAQLLTDYPGLDISINISARDLTSRQLKNLIQDRLAHHKVSAERLTIELTETAAMEDPDKGLEALKALAGIGLGISIDDFGSGYSSLSYLKQLPATEIKLDRSLIIDVGSSKTSKVIIETAINMAHGLGYPVVAEGVEDEETAHLLRDMGCDRLQGYWLCHPLPLPELKQWLSEPRSAI
- a CDS encoding enoyl-CoA hydratase-related protein: MTNLPPLTDALLTLEDRVAVLTLNRHDLRNALTGSHLIDDIVTTTEWVNHCDEVSVLVITGAGSSFSAGGNIRDMANRSGDFAGDVAECADRYRKGIQRIPLAMQNVEVPVIAAVNGPAIGAGFDLANMADIRIASEKARFGETFLNLGIIPGDGGAWFMQRLIGYQRAFELTLTGRIVDAKEAQELGIVLEVVSPEELLPTALDMAKRMASQPPKATRLTKRLMKIAQRMELKDFLDLCACFQGMSHNEPEHLEAVNRMLETMARK
- a CDS encoding DUF2897 family protein, with amino-acid sequence MPLIGWIFLIVAVVLVLGSLIILRDSAHSMKISPEKMEKIKKRKAELEAEEKAEDEWK
- a CDS encoding mandelate racemase/muconate lactonizing enzyme family protein yields the protein MRIESIAVYTADLPYTGKAYAFAGGRSHQVFTSTVVVLTTDTGLAGCGEVCPCGPNYMAAFSEGLPSCLSMLAPSVIGADPRQVSLIHERMDQALTGHAVAKAAIDIACWDLLGKDTGLPVYTLLGGLLSPSMPLHRIVPLAEPAEMEESLRRYRSEGFRHIQIKLGHSVEEDIELVRTLSKLKQPDELWIGDINAAWRRDQVMRFSRAVEDLDLYLEQPCRSYEECLSVRRRSRHPFKLDESLNSLADVQRAVRDDAMDAIALKVSKFGGLTPSRIIRDVCVDAGVAMTIEDAWGSGIATAAYAHLAASTPARALLNTTDLHNYNTVQLASGAPEVSAGRMTLSDRPGLGVVPDFKMLTLHDVYE
- a CDS encoding substrate-binding periplasmic protein, which translates into the protein MPLLPVCALQTWYSAAYLPLMLLIVLSMVPATALAEKPVCTSLNVSGNAEYPPLLWTNPNDSGELIGAVPALLREILEPLKIEAHIHHRGSWARVQHLAKAGEIDMIAGAFMTRERFQYMDYILPPIMHLPTAIWVPKGQEFLYRHWPDLKGKVGSTLIGNSFGQNFDRYADEQLSIEPVRSIDQSFLMAEAGRVNYVLYELLQGQVKLAREGRSEKFVALGKPISTEGLFFTFPKKSRCNTFEFREQVADQLYTLVTNGRVDELVAEYTARYITGG
- a CDS encoding helix-turn-helix domain-containing protein, giving the protein MTAGRGEPRDIVHALTAAGAAPRRVLELNDGRALAHWHNHHGEACYERPRHHALSIYTQGGERTTRQVNRQAVSGQFSRAKKRALANRIEENLAQPLDLATMSEWTSLSPYHFARLFRASFGLAPYQYVQEQRLLQAKHLLHRRSAKITAVALECGFTDHSQFSRAFRKRFGMSPSQYRNPEC
- a CDS encoding DMT family transporter yields the protein MPIGAHYALTVLIWGLTWTAIRLQVESAAVDISVFYRFVFASAVALGGLSLLRRLPRFTVRQHGWLVLQGLTLYSINFLLIYRAAEHMTSGLLAVVFSLAALFNAFNGRVFMGIRPNPRIYPAVTLGISGVALLFWHDLQIGNATLVALVFAVAGTFWFSLGNLISLKVRTAEIPLLAGNAWAMFYGALALGSWCLMNGTEWVVPQGSVFWGATLFLAVPGSIVAFFSYITVIRTLGADKAGYATVLFPVVALSVSTWLEGFVWSGTALAGACLALLGNYVLFRKPGAKASPGTPSIGKTR